A section of the Serratia liquefaciens ATCC 27592 genome encodes:
- a CDS encoding helix-turn-helix transcriptional regulator translates to MFSAFNENRTITETLRDHIDRKLLPFGSPEYAYLALRKNNPSDSLIISSYPGEWLDLYRTNNFQLTDPVVLIASKRTSPFVWDENITLMTDKIFSLSKRYNIVNGLTFVLHDHLNNLALLSVVIGSRVQGELEKRISSDLGTMQMLLIDINEQMYRLAGSAIPGMQKNNMNTQKPIFTPREKEVLYWASMGKTYGEIAAISGISVSTVKFHMGNTVVKLGVSNARQAIRRGVELELITPVATSGR, encoded by the coding sequence ATGTTTTCTGCCTTCAATGAAAATCGAACAATAACGGAAACCCTTCGGGATCATATCGATAGGAAGTTGTTACCATTCGGTAGCCCGGAATATGCCTACCTCGCTCTCAGAAAGAACAATCCATCAGATTCACTTATTATTTCAAGCTATCCGGGTGAGTGGCTGGATCTCTATCGAACCAATAATTTCCAACTCACTGACCCGGTAGTATTGATTGCGTCTAAACGCACTTCACCCTTTGTATGGGACGAGAATATTACTCTGATGACAGATAAGATATTTTCTCTCTCTAAACGGTACAATATTGTTAATGGATTGACCTTTGTGTTGCATGACCATCTGAACAATCTGGCGCTATTATCTGTCGTTATAGGCAGTCGCGTACAAGGGGAATTGGAAAAACGTATCTCATCCGATCTCGGGACTATGCAGATGTTACTGATCGATATTAATGAGCAGATGTATCGTCTAGCCGGATCGGCAATTCCCGGCATGCAGAAAAATAATATGAACACACAGAAGCCTATTTTCACCCCACGAGAAAAGGAAGTGCTGTATTGGGCGAGTATGGGTAAAACCTATGGGGAAATTGCTGCTATTTCAGGTATTTCCGTGAGCACGGTGAAATTTCATATGGGTAATACAGTGGTTAAATTGGGCGTCAGTAACGCTCGCCAAGCCATCCGGCGGGGCGTTGAGCTGGAACTTATTACGCCGGTGGCGACATCGGGCAGATAA
- a CDS encoding histidine phosphatase family protein — MFNKIGNKILGGLAALLLLSQSALAQETLIFVRHGEKPANDSGQLTCKGLNRALALPDVLLDRYGKPDFIFAAGPKENKTGSSLRALSTIMPTAVRVGLPIGIQFHADDIAGLQQELLSDKYQNSRIFIAWEHKNLDKAVKNIVAARGGDASLVPEWPGSDFDSIFVVTLDQGKVSFRQEREGLTQLAESCPFAG, encoded by the coding sequence ATGTTTAACAAAATCGGCAACAAAATCCTGGGCGGTTTAGCGGCGTTGCTGCTGCTCAGCCAAAGCGCACTGGCACAGGAAACGCTGATCTTCGTGCGGCACGGGGAGAAACCCGCCAACGACAGCGGGCAGTTAACCTGCAAAGGGCTCAATCGCGCGCTGGCACTGCCGGACGTGCTACTGGACCGCTATGGCAAACCTGATTTTATCTTTGCCGCCGGGCCCAAAGAGAATAAGACCGGCAGTTCGCTGCGAGCGCTGTCGACCATTATGCCCACCGCGGTACGTGTCGGACTGCCGATCGGCATTCAATTCCACGCCGATGACATCGCCGGGCTGCAGCAGGAGCTGCTCAGCGATAAGTACCAAAACTCGCGCATCTTCATCGCCTGGGAGCACAAGAATCTCGATAAGGCAGTGAAGAACATCGTTGCCGCGCGCGGCGGCGACGCCAGTTTGGTGCCCGAATGGCCAGGCAGCGACTTCGACAGCATTTTTGTGGTCACGCTGGATCAGGGCAAGGTTTCGTTCCGACAAGAACGTGAGGGGTTGACTCAGTTGGCGGAGAGCTGTCCTTTCGCGGGGTAA
- a CDS encoding DUF4282 domain-containing protein, with amino-acid sequence MKNIFFFDAMLTPKIITGVYWLCLLGIIVGGIGSMFYGEFFRGLFAIIIGGVFTRVCFEMIIIAFKNNEYLRKIAEKP; translated from the coding sequence ATGAAAAACATTTTCTTTTTTGATGCGATGCTGACGCCGAAAATCATCACCGGCGTGTACTGGCTGTGCCTGCTGGGCATCATTGTTGGCGGGATTGGGTCGATGTTCTACGGTGAGTTCTTCCGCGGCCTGTTTGCGATCATTATCGGCGGCGTGTTCACCCGCGTTTGCTTCGAAATGATCATCATTGCGTTTAAAAATAATGAGTACCTGCGCAAGATTGCCGAAAAGCCTTAA
- a CDS encoding HIT family protein: MNNESCVYCHPTNEILLWQNPLCRAIFIADSPFPGWCRVVWHEHIAELSDLRDDQRNSIMTVVAQVEAQLRQLLTPAKINIASLGTALPHLHWHIIPRYLDDSHFPEPVWSQALRSPTARTVPENFIELMRERLAITLGE, translated from the coding sequence ATGAACAATGAATCCTGCGTTTACTGCCATCCAACCAATGAAATCCTGCTGTGGCAAAACCCGCTGTGCCGGGCCATTTTCATTGCCGACAGCCCTTTCCCCGGCTGGTGTCGGGTGGTCTGGCATGAGCATATCGCCGAACTGAGCGATTTGCGTGACGATCAGCGCAACAGCATCATGACCGTGGTCGCTCAGGTTGAAGCGCAACTACGGCAATTGCTGACGCCGGCGAAGATCAATATCGCCAGCCTGGGCACCGCACTGCCCCATTTGCATTGGCATATCATCCCGCGCTACCTCGACGACTCACATTTCCCGGAGCCGGTCTGGAGCCAGGCGCTACGCTCGCCAACGGCGAGAACCGTGCCGGAGAATTTTATTGAATTAATGAGGGAACGGCTGGCGATAACGCTGGGGGAATAA